One genomic segment of Mycolicibacterium psychrotolerans includes these proteins:
- a CDS encoding NAD(P)/FAD-dependent oxidoreductase gives MTESNTELTSRPAAPRVVVIGGGYSGTLAANRLRLRPAGQVPDVTLVNPRPKFIERIRLHQMLTGGYDASVDYGTLLGEDINLVVDTATRIDADVRCVRLASGGSLQYDYLIYAVGSTVATPSSVPGVAEFAHAIAEFESAQQLRDRLDELHTDAPVTVVGGGLTGIEVAAELAEQGRRVTLVCGGRLAPTLSEPGRRSVARTLARLGVVVRHEDVVAEVRSDAVVFADGAVRPSAVTIWAAGFGVPDLAAASGLRTDSIGRLLTDETLTSVDDPHIVAAGDCAAPSGAPLRMCCATAGQLGPQAADTVLSRIAGSVPAVFEYGYAGSCLSLGRRAGVLQVARKDDSAINVYFGGRVGAIVKEAICRGTLWGIRRAARRPDSAFWFTGGPRPEQPVPAAKMATEG, from the coding sequence ATGACCGAAAGCAACACAGAACTCACCTCGCGGCCCGCTGCACCTAGGGTCGTCGTCATCGGCGGCGGCTACTCAGGAACACTCGCGGCCAATCGCCTGCGACTGCGCCCAGCGGGGCAGGTTCCCGACGTCACGTTGGTGAACCCGCGCCCCAAGTTCATCGAGCGGATCCGGCTGCACCAGATGCTGACCGGCGGCTACGACGCCAGCGTCGACTATGGGACGCTGCTCGGCGAGGACATCAACCTGGTCGTCGACACCGCGACCCGGATCGACGCCGACGTCCGCTGCGTTCGGCTCGCATCGGGCGGATCGCTGCAGTACGACTACCTCATCTATGCGGTCGGCAGCACGGTGGCAACACCGTCGTCGGTGCCGGGTGTCGCCGAGTTCGCGCACGCGATCGCGGAATTCGAGTCCGCGCAGCAACTGCGCGACAGGCTCGACGAATTGCACACGGACGCCCCGGTGACCGTCGTCGGCGGTGGACTGACCGGAATCGAGGTGGCCGCCGAGCTCGCCGAGCAGGGGCGCCGCGTCACGCTGGTCTGTGGCGGACGACTGGCGCCGACGCTGTCGGAGCCGGGCCGGCGCTCCGTCGCCAGGACCCTGGCGAGGCTCGGCGTGGTCGTCCGACACGAGGATGTGGTCGCCGAGGTTCGATCCGATGCCGTCGTGTTCGCCGACGGCGCCGTGCGGCCGAGCGCCGTGACGATCTGGGCCGCAGGTTTCGGTGTTCCGGACCTGGCCGCCGCCAGCGGACTGCGCACCGACTCGATCGGCCGGTTGCTCACCGATGAGACGCTCACCAGCGTGGACGATCCACACATCGTGGCCGCTGGCGACTGCGCCGCCCCCTCGGGAGCACCGCTGCGGATGTGCTGCGCCACTGCGGGGCAACTCGGCCCGCAGGCCGCCGACACCGTGCTGAGCCGGATCGCCGGCAGCGTGCCGGCGGTCTTCGAGTACGGCTACGCGGGTTCGTGCCTCAGCCTCGGCCGGCGCGCGGGCGTCCTACAGGTGGCGCGCAAGGACGACTCGGCGATCAACGTCTACTTCGGCGGTCGCGTCGGCGCCATCGTGAAAGAGGCCATCTGCCGGGGGACGCTGTGGGGTATTCGGCGCGCGGCCCGCAGGCCGGACTCGGCGTTCTGGTTCACGGGTGGTCCGCGTCCCGAACAGCCGGTGCCGGCCGCGAAGATGGCCACCGAAGGGTGA
- a CDS encoding TatD family hydrolase: MWTVSSSSRQRREPPPVPEPLAPLIDAHTHLDACGARTADDVSAILDRAASAGVRAVVTIADDLDAARWAAGATEWDPRVYAAVALHPTRADALTEEARAELERLAEHPRVVAIGETGLDLYWPGRLEGCAEPAAQRDAFAWHIDLAKRCGKPLMIHNRDADAEMLDVLRAEGAPETVIFHCFSSGPDMARACVDAGWLLSLSGTVSFKNARELREAATLIPADQLLVETDAPFLTPHPFRGAPNEPYCLPYTARALADVVGRAPELIAEQTSAAAERAYGLQSCRP, encoded by the coding sequence GTGTGGACGGTGAGCTCCTCCTCCCGACAGCGGCGCGAGCCGCCACCCGTCCCCGAGCCGCTGGCGCCGCTGATCGACGCTCACACCCACCTCGACGCCTGCGGGGCGCGCACCGCCGACGATGTGTCGGCCATACTCGACCGCGCCGCCTCGGCGGGAGTGCGCGCCGTGGTCACCATCGCCGACGACCTGGACGCCGCGCGGTGGGCCGCCGGCGCGACCGAATGGGACCCGCGCGTCTACGCCGCGGTCGCGCTGCACCCCACCCGCGCCGATGCGCTCACCGAGGAAGCCCGCGCGGAGCTCGAACGGCTCGCGGAGCACCCGCGGGTCGTCGCGATCGGGGAGACGGGTCTCGATCTGTACTGGCCCGGGCGTCTGGAGGGGTGCGCGGAGCCGGCCGCGCAGCGCGACGCGTTCGCGTGGCACATCGATCTCGCCAAGCGCTGCGGGAAGCCGCTGATGATCCACAACCGCGACGCCGATGCCGAGATGCTGGACGTCTTGCGCGCCGAAGGCGCCCCGGAGACTGTGATCTTCCACTGTTTTTCCTCCGGTCCGGACATGGCGCGCGCGTGCGTCGATGCGGGCTGGCTGCTCAGCCTGTCGGGCACGGTGAGCTTCAAGAACGCCCGTGAGCTGCGCGAAGCCGCCACGCTGATTCCCGCCGACCAGCTTCTGGTCGAGACCGACGCCCCGTTTCTGACCCCGCACCCCTTCCGCGGCGCGCCGAACGAGCCCTACTGCCTCCCTTACACTGCTCGAGCGTTGGCCGACGTGGTCGGCCGGGCGCCGGAACTGATCGCCGAGCAGACCTCGGCGGCGGCGGAGCGAGCGTACGGCCTGCAGAGTTGCCGCCCGTAG
- the metG gene encoding methionine--tRNA ligase — protein MSEPYYITTAIAYPNGDPHVGHAYEYIATDAIARFKRLDGFDVRFLTGTDVHGLKMAETAAREGVPTIELARRNSDVFERLQRKLNVSFDRFIRTSDADHFTASEEIWRRMVDAGDVYLDNYSGWYSVRDERFFAENETAVGEDGVRVAMETGTPVTWTEEQTYFFRLSAYADRLLAFYAEHPEFIEPEVRRNEVVSFVSGGLRDLSISRTTFDWGVPVPGHPDHVMYVWVDALTNYLTGVGFPDTDSELYRRYWPADLHMIGKDIIRFHTVYWPAFLMSAGIALPKKVFAHGFLFNRGEKMSKSVGNVVDPNDLVDTFGVDQVRYFLLREVPFGQDGSYSEDGIIARINADLANEFGNLAQRSLSMIAKNLDGVVPQPGDFTPEDRQMLAAADGLLDRVRGHYAATAMHLALEAVWSVLGAANRYFSAQEPWVLRKTDPQRFATVLYTTLEVVRIAALLSQPVMPESTARLLDLLGQPADQRAFTAVPVRLTPGVALPAPTGVFPRYQTE, from the coding sequence ATGAGCGAGCCCTACTACATCACCACGGCGATCGCCTATCCCAACGGCGACCCGCACGTCGGCCACGCATACGAATACATCGCGACAGACGCCATCGCGCGCTTCAAGCGGCTGGACGGCTTCGATGTCCGCTTTCTGACCGGCACCGACGTGCACGGGCTGAAGATGGCCGAGACCGCCGCCCGTGAGGGAGTGCCGACGATCGAGCTGGCGCGGCGCAACTCCGACGTCTTCGAGCGGCTGCAGCGCAAGCTCAACGTGTCGTTCGATCGCTTCATCCGGACCTCCGACGCCGACCACTTCACGGCGTCGGAGGAGATCTGGCGGCGGATGGTGGACGCGGGCGACGTGTATCTCGACAACTACTCGGGTTGGTACTCGGTGCGCGACGAGCGGTTCTTCGCCGAGAACGAGACCGCGGTCGGCGAGGACGGTGTCCGCGTCGCCATGGAGACCGGCACCCCGGTGACGTGGACCGAGGAGCAGACCTACTTCTTCCGGCTCTCCGCGTACGCCGACCGGCTGCTGGCGTTCTACGCCGAGCATCCGGAGTTCATCGAGCCGGAGGTGCGGCGCAACGAGGTGGTCAGCTTCGTCTCGGGCGGCCTGCGCGATCTGTCGATCTCCCGGACGACGTTCGACTGGGGTGTCCCGGTGCCCGGCCATCCCGACCACGTCATGTACGTCTGGGTCGACGCGCTGACCAACTATCTGACCGGTGTGGGTTTCCCGGACACCGACTCCGAGCTGTACCGCAGGTATTGGCCCGCCGACCTGCACATGATCGGCAAGGACATCATCCGGTTCCACACGGTGTACTGGCCGGCGTTCCTGATGTCGGCCGGCATCGCCTTGCCGAAGAAGGTCTTCGCGCACGGCTTCCTGTTCAACCGCGGCGAGAAGATGAGCAAGTCGGTCGGCAACGTCGTCGACCCCAACGACCTCGTCGACACGTTCGGCGTCGACCAGGTGCGCTACTTCCTGCTGCGCGAGGTCCCGTTCGGCCAGGACGGCAGCTACAGCGAGGACGGCATCATCGCCCGGATCAACGCCGATCTGGCCAACGAGTTCGGCAACCTGGCGCAGCGCTCGCTGTCGATGATCGCCAAGAACCTCGACGGCGTGGTCCCGCAGCCCGGCGACTTCACGCCGGAGGACCGCCAGATGCTCGCGGCCGCGGACGGGCTGCTCGACCGGGTGCGCGGGCATTACGCGGCGACGGCGATGCACCTGGCACTCGAGGCGGTGTGGTCGGTGCTCGGGGCCGCCAACCGCTACTTCTCCGCGCAGGAGCCGTGGGTGCTGCGCAAGACCGACCCGCAGCGGTTCGCGACCGTGCTGTACACGACGCTCGAGGTGGTCCGCATCGCGGCGCTGCTCAGCCAGCCTGTGATGCCGGAGTCGACGGCCCGGCTGCTCGACCTGCTGGGCCAGCCCGCTGACCAGCGAGCCTTCACCGCGGTGCCGGTCCGTCTGACGCCCGGCGTCGCGCTGCCCGCGCCGACCGGGGTCTTCCCGCGCTACCAGACAGAATGA